One region of Flavobacteriales bacterium genomic DNA includes:
- a CDS encoding transcriptional repressor — translation MVEKSTSEDIVKEIFTLYLEGNGHRKTPERFAILEEIYKKNNHFDIDELLTSMNAEGFKISKATL, via the coding sequence ATGGTCGAGAAGTCTACATCTGAGGACATAGTTAAGGAAATTTTTACTCTTTATTTAGAGGGAAATGGCCATAGAAAAACACCCGAAAGATTTGCTATCCTAGAAGAAATTTACAAGAAAAATAATCATTTTGATATTGATGAATTATTGACTTCTATGAACGCAGAAGGATTCAAAATCAGCAAAGCAACGTTGTA